From one Eleginops maclovinus isolate JMC-PN-2008 ecotype Puerto Natales chromosome 7, JC_Emac_rtc_rv5, whole genome shotgun sequence genomic stretch:
- the LOC134867795 gene encoding ADP-ribosylation factor-like protein 4C, translating to MGNSFSNISAFQSLHIVMLGLDSAGKTTVLYRLKFNEFVNTVPTIGFNTEKIKLSNGTAKGISCHFWDVGGQEKLRPLWKSYSRCTDGIIYVVDSVDVDRLEEAKTELHKVTKFSENQGTPLLVIANKQDLPKSLPVVDIEKQLALQELTPSTPYHIQPACAIIGEGLHEGMDKLYEMILKRRKSLKQKKKR from the coding sequence ATGGGCAACAGCTTCTCCAACATCTCTGCCTTCCAGTCCCTGCACATCGTCATGCTGGGGCTGGACTCTGCGGGGAAAACCACGGTGCTCTACAGGCTGAAATTCAACGAGTTCGTGAACACGGTGCCCACCATCGGCTTCAACACCGAGAAGATCAAGCTGAGCAACGGCACCGCCAAGGGCATCAGCTGCCACTTCTGGGACGTGGGGGGCCAGGAGAAGCTGAGGCCCCTCTGGAAGTCCTACAGTCGCTGCACGGACGGCATTATCTACGTGGTGGACTCGGTGGACGTGGACCGGCTGGAGGAGGCCAAGACCGAGCTGCACAAAGTCACCAAGTTCTCGGAGAACCAGGGCACCCCGCTGCTGGTCATCGCCAACAAGCAGGACCTGCCCAAGTCCCTGCCGGTGGTGGACATCGAGAAGCAGTTGGCCCTGCAGGAGCtgaccccctccaccccctaCCACATCCAGCCGGCCTGTGCCATTATAGGCGAGGGTCTGCACGAGGGCATGGACAAACTGTACGAGATGATcctgaagaggaggaagtctctgaagcagaagaagaagcggTAG